A stretch of Alkalicella caledoniensis DNA encodes these proteins:
- a CDS encoding methyl-accepting chemotaxis protein, protein MKSFKSKHMINFRSIKVRLLVIPLMVVVVALAGIAVVSSYSTKESFFEEMANNGNFILREFISRLEDNSRSLDVINSTVEDQVRAAAKATASLSNISNQRLTQLAKDLGVDQIHYYNPEGVTIYTTIEDYMGWEPNEDHPLYGFFRGNENEMMEDIRADVATGIFFKYGVLRNPDGTFVQVGIDADFINSLTEQFSFQRLVEQLAMEDEVVYALFTDNDYIVSAHSIKDRIGRDLSDDEGTIAAIKDGVPYSSDYYFGDDKIHTFDIVYPVVINGEQIGAVNIGLSMETVDAAISGNRSIIIIVGLIVALLLGATLFSTSNYAIKTIKELKHQMTLMASGNFTQDVPNKLLNKKDELGEISQSVSTMQQSIRDILKNVLEKAHTVAAYSEELTATTQQSAKAADEVAKAIEEIASGASDQARDTEQGFMLATDLGDAVLKNTEYLQALNISTEKVNQLKDEGFELLTDLLDKTDKSSDSTHQVQQVIINTNESAGKIATASEMIKNIANQTNLLALNAAIEAARAGESGRGFAVVADEIRKLAEQSNQFTEEISSIINDLTEKTSSAVTTIGEVGKIVESQLDSAAMTNHKFMGISEALEEMKDLLNKVNSSSDDMTSQKEKIINLIQNLSAISEENAAGSQEASASVEQQTAAMSEISDSSEELAKIAEELNRQVEKFKI, encoded by the coding sequence TTGAAATCATTCAAATCTAAACACATGATTAATTTTCGTTCTATCAAGGTAAGATTACTGGTAATTCCGCTTATGGTTGTAGTAGTTGCTTTAGCAGGTATAGCTGTAGTATCATCGTATTCTACAAAAGAAAGTTTCTTTGAAGAAATGGCTAACAATGGGAATTTTATTCTCAGAGAATTTATAAGCCGCTTAGAAGACAACTCCAGGTCTTTAGATGTAATTAACTCCACTGTGGAAGATCAAGTAAGAGCTGCAGCCAAGGCCACAGCTAGTTTGTCTAATATAAGTAACCAAAGACTAACACAATTGGCTAAAGACTTAGGTGTTGACCAAATTCATTATTACAACCCAGAAGGTGTAACAATATACACCACAATTGAAGATTATATGGGTTGGGAGCCAAATGAAGATCATCCCTTATACGGATTCTTTAGGGGTAATGAAAATGAAATGATGGAGGATATTCGTGCAGATGTTGCAACAGGTATCTTTTTTAAATACGGGGTATTAAGAAATCCAGATGGCACTTTTGTTCAAGTTGGTATAGATGCAGACTTCATAAATAGTTTAACGGAGCAATTTAGTTTTCAAAGGTTAGTTGAACAGCTGGCTATGGAAGATGAGGTTGTATACGCCCTTTTTACTGACAATGACTATATTGTTTCAGCACATAGTATAAAGGATCGCATTGGCAGAGATCTCTCTGATGATGAAGGTACCATTGCTGCAATTAAAGATGGTGTACCTTACTCCTCAGATTATTACTTTGGTGATGACAAAATACATACTTTTGATATAGTATATCCAGTAGTAATCAATGGAGAGCAAATAGGTGCAGTTAACATAGGACTATCAATGGAAACTGTAGATGCTGCCATTTCTGGAAATAGATCAATAATAATAATAGTTGGACTTATTGTAGCACTTCTTCTAGGGGCAACACTCTTTTCAACCTCAAACTACGCAATTAAGACCATCAAAGAATTGAAACATCAGATGACCCTTATGGCATCTGGTAATTTCACACAAGATGTTCCTAATAAGCTTCTTAATAAAAAGGATGAGCTTGGAGAAATATCCCAGTCTGTTAGCACAATGCAACAATCAATAAGGGATATCCTCAAAAATGTATTAGAAAAAGCCCACACTGTAGCTGCATATTCCGAAGAGCTTACAGCCACAACTCAGCAGTCTGCAAAGGCAGCAGATGAGGTTGCAAAGGCCATTGAAGAAATAGCCAGTGGTGCCAGTGATCAAGCAAGGGATACGGAACAAGGTTTCATGTTGGCCACTGATCTAGGGGATGCTGTACTTAAGAATACCGAGTACCTACAAGCCCTAAATATATCCACAGAAAAAGTTAACCAACTTAAAGACGAAGGCTTTGAGCTACTCACAGACCTTTTGGATAAAACAGATAAAAGCAGTGATTCAACACACCAGGTACAGCAGGTAATCATCAATACAAATGAAAGTGCTGGTAAGATAGCCACAGCCAGTGAGATGATTAAAAACATCGCCAATCAAACAAACCTATTGGCCTTAAATGCAGCAATAGAAGCAGCAAGGGCTGGGGAATCAGGTAGAGGTTTCGCTGTTGTAGCAGATGAAATCCGTAAGCTTGCTGAGCAGTCAAATCAGTTCACAGAAGAAATAAGCTCCATAATAAACGACCTTACAGAAAAAACCTCCAGTGCAGTGACAACAATTGGAGAGGTTGGAAAGATTGTTGAGTCCCAACTGGATAGTGCGGCCATGACCAACCATAAGTTTATGGGTATATCTGAGGCCCTAGAAGAAATGAAAGACCTTCTAAACAAGGTAAATAGCTCCAGTGATGATATGACATCCCAAAAAGAAAAAATTATTAACTTAATACAGAACTTATCTGCTATCTCTGAAGAAAATGCTGCTGGTAGTCAAGAAGCATCTGCTTCAGTGGAACAACAAACTGCAGCCATGAGTGAAATATCTGATTCCAGTGAAGAGCTAGCCAAAATAGCAGAAGAGTTAAACAGGCAAGTAGAGAAATTCAAAATTTAA
- a CDS encoding 5-formyltetrahydrofolate cyclo-ligase — MNLKKQLRKEVLECREAISYEIIQDNSSKIHNKLKALNQYQEAQCIMLYLSFKNEVRTQEIITELFSKDKRVFIPVTVHKTKELIVSELLDLENDLEIGNFGVLEPKKEALRPVSPEIIDLVLVPGVAFDQRGYRIGYGAGYYDRFLPKLKEGTPTIALAHEVQMIEHVPNEDFDIPVQYILTHDRILRI, encoded by the coding sequence ATGAATTTAAAGAAGCAATTACGTAAAGAAGTTCTTGAATGTCGGGAAGCTATTTCTTATGAAATAATCCAAGACAATAGCAGCAAGATACACAACAAGCTTAAAGCTTTGAATCAGTACCAAGAGGCACAGTGCATTATGCTATATTTATCATTTAAAAATGAAGTGAGAACCCAGGAAATCATAACTGAACTTTTCAGCAAAGACAAACGTGTGTTTATACCTGTTACGGTACATAAAACTAAAGAGTTAATAGTATCTGAACTGCTGGATTTGGAAAATGACTTAGAGATTGGGAATTTTGGAGTACTAGAACCGAAAAAAGAAGCTCTTAGGCCTGTTTCCCCGGAAATAATCGATCTGGTTTTAGTTCCAGGAGTTGCTTTTGACCAAAGGGGCTATCGCATAGGATATGGTGCAGGTTACTATGACCGTTTTCTTCCAAAATTAAAAGAGGGTACACCAACAATAGCCCTTGCCCATGAAGTTCAAATGATAGAGCATGTGCCCAATGAAGATTTTGACATACCTGTACAATATATACTTACCCATGACAGGATTTTAAGGATTTAG
- a CDS encoding DUF2085 domain-containing protein: MEQNSSRLWEISMAWGQLFGCHQLASRSFFIKGFQLPVCARCTGVFFGQGLAILSIIFLREYLSAIWSVVAMGIMFLDWFVQKIGLLESNNSRRLVTGVLGGYGFWTILVIMLFKILR; encoded by the coding sequence GTGGAGCAAAATTCAAGTAGGTTATGGGAAATATCTATGGCATGGGGACAATTATTTGGGTGTCATCAACTGGCTAGTCGTAGCTTTTTTATAAAAGGGTTTCAGTTACCAGTTTGCGCAAGATGTACAGGGGTATTTTTCGGACAAGGTTTAGCAATACTATCTATAATTTTCCTAAGAGAATATTTATCCGCCATATGGTCTGTGGTTGCCATGGGAATTATGTTTTTAGATTGGTTCGTTCAAAAAATAGGTCTTCTTGAGTCTAATAATTCAAGACGCTTAGTTACCGGAGTGTTAGGGGGATATGGATTTTGGACTATTTTGGTGATAATGTTATTTAAAATACTTCGCTAG
- a CDS encoding threonine aldolase family protein — protein MGYSFRNDYSEGCHQSILEAMLKSNLDQQVGYGEDEFNIEAKNILREKMGNPNADIHLVSGGTQANLIVISSILRPYESVVAANTGHINVHETGAIEATGHKVNVVDSKDGKLTPEGIKEVLDFHTDEHMVKPRLVYISNTTEIGTVYNKKELGELWSFCKENDLLLFLDGARLGSALTSHENDLSLAELSKLVDVFYIGGTKNGALLGEAIVINNDELKKNFRFHLKQRGALLAKGRVLGLQFLELFKNDLFFDLAKHSNSMAIKLSQGIKEQGYEFLTKPESNQIFPILPNELIEKLSKKYEFYVWAKEDETSSSIRLVTSWATSEEAVDEFIQDLAKR, from the coding sequence ATGGGATATAGTTTTAGGAATGATTATAGTGAAGGTTGCCATCAAAGTATTTTAGAAGCCATGCTTAAGAGCAATTTAGATCAGCAAGTAGGCTATGGTGAAGATGAGTTCAATATAGAGGCGAAAAATATATTGCGTGAAAAGATGGGCAACCCCAATGCTGATATCCATCTGGTGTCAGGAGGTACTCAAGCAAATCTCATAGTAATATCATCTATTTTGCGACCATATGAATCAGTGGTTGCAGCAAACACAGGCCATATAAATGTACATGAAACTGGTGCCATAGAAGCCACAGGCCATAAGGTCAATGTGGTTGATAGTAAAGATGGGAAGCTCACTCCTGAGGGTATAAAAGAAGTGCTTGATTTTCATACCGATGAGCATATGGTTAAACCTAGGCTTGTATACATATCAAATACCACTGAGATTGGTACTGTTTATAATAAGAAAGAACTGGGAGAATTATGGTCTTTTTGTAAGGAGAATGACTTATTATTATTTTTGGATGGAGCACGCTTAGGCTCTGCCTTAACTTCACATGAAAATGATTTATCTTTAGCTGAGTTATCAAAGCTGGTGGATGTGTTTTACATAGGGGGTACGAAAAATGGTGCACTTTTAGGTGAAGCTATTGTTATTAATAATGATGAACTAAAAAAGAACTTTAGGTTTCACTTAAAGCAACGGGGTGCTTTGTTAGCTAAAGGTAGAGTGTTAGGTTTACAATTTTTAGAGCTCTTCAAAAATGATTTGTTCTTTGACCTAGCAAAACATTCTAACTCCATGGCCATTAAATTAAGTCAGGGGATAAAAGAGCAGGGGTACGAATTTTTGACAAAGCCTGAGTCTAATCAGATTTTCCCCATACTACCAAATGAACTCATTGAGAAGTTGAGCAAGAAGTATGAGTTTTATGTATGGGCAAAAGAGGATGAGACTAGTTCATCAATCAGATTAGTAACATCCTGGGCCACCAGTGAAGAAGCTGTGGATGAGTTTATACAAGATTTAGCAAAACGTTAG
- a CDS encoding sigma factor: MDKEKVIKSMDKGIYYFINMYNIETQDQEDVYQQCILKILTSLEQYKPSKGTTINQFLMPRIRGVVKEAVRQKNKGAIPKDEIYIIDSCEIEQELLAEEKYKSLEKAISKLSRMQKKL, from the coding sequence TTGGATAAGGAAAAGGTTATTAAATCTATGGATAAGGGGATTTATTATTTTATCAACATGTACAACATCGAGACCCAGGATCAGGAGGATGTTTATCAACAATGTATTCTAAAGATACTTACTTCTTTAGAACAATATAAACCATCTAAGGGTACTACTATAAACCAATTTCTCATGCCCAGAATTAGGGGAGTTGTAAAAGAAGCAGTTAGGCAGAAAAATAAAGGAGCCATTCCTAAAGATGAGATCTACATTATTGACTCATGTGAAATAGAACAAGAACTATTAGCGGAAGAAAAGTATAAAAGCCTCGAAAAAGCAATCAGTAAGCTATCTAGGATGCAAAAAAAGTTATAG
- a CDS encoding peptidoglycan DD-metalloendopeptidase family protein, which produces MIYTVRRGDTLYGIAKKQGITLHQLLQLNPAIVDPNKIYVGDKIIIKKGKVESDFGGVVDFYLQRGWRITSDYGIRRDPFSGVNTFHRGVDFGGKPKGEPIYTPIDGKVAYASSYSGWGNLIGVEDKNGFIHIFAHLDKLLKSVGDNVKRGDVVGLNGSTGNSTGSHLHYQINTPRGGIVGVNAHTDPKFYYDC; this is translated from the coding sequence ATGATTTACACTGTTAGAAGAGGCGATACATTGTATGGAATTGCTAAAAAACAAGGCATTACCTTGCATCAACTACTCCAGCTTAACCCTGCAATTGTTGACCCAAACAAAATCTATGTAGGGGATAAAATTATAATAAAAAAAGGAAAGGTAGAATCAGATTTTGGCGGTGTTGTTGATTTTTATCTGCAACGGGGATGGAGGATAACTTCAGATTATGGAATAAGACGAGATCCTTTTTCTGGAGTCAATACTTTTCACAGAGGAGTTGACTTTGGAGGTAAACCAAAAGGGGAACCCATATATACACCCATTGATGGTAAAGTTGCATATGCCTCTAGCTATAGCGGATGGGGGAATTTGATAGGTGTTGAAGATAAAAATGGGTTCATTCACATATTTGCTCACTTAGATAAGCTGCTTAAATCTGTGGGAGATAATGTTAAAAGGGGAGATGTGGTTGGTTTAAACGGCTCCACTGGAAATAGCACTGGATCACACCTGCATTATCAGATTAACACCCCAAGGGGAGGGATTGTTGGGGTTAATGCTCATACAGACCCTAAATTTTATTACGACTGTTGA